A stretch of the Octopus bimaculoides isolate UCB-OBI-ISO-001 chromosome 8, ASM119413v2, whole genome shotgun sequence genome encodes the following:
- the LOC106871607 gene encoding uncharacterized protein LOC106871607 codes for MRRTLSGSQIEPQPRTSLPVTQSDSQLMETAEKASQKQAKEIPYNSIFDLPDEVFLKNFIDEVRNEKPFLTDSYTLSDRRRKAMNRRNAEETQGYIFMFETDKYGPRVITLLPKIPEIASEKSIKYHE; via the exons atgcgCAGAACACTAA gcgGAAGTCAGATAGAACCGCAGCCAAGAACCTCTTTGCCGGTTACACAAA GTGATTCTCAACTAATGGAAACTGCAGAGAAGGCATCCCAAAAACAAGCTAAGGAAATACCAT ACAACTCAATATTTGATTTACCGGACGAAGTGTTCTTAAAGAATTTTATCGACGAAGTTCGCAACGAAAAACCCTTCCTAACAGATAGCTACACTCTAAGTgacagaagaagaaaagcaaTGAAC AGACGAAATGCTGAAGAAACGCAAggctatatatttatgtttgaaacGGATAAGTATGGTCCACGGGTGATAACTCTTCTGCCTAAAATACCGGAAATAGCTTCTGAAAAATCGATCAAGTATCATGAATGA